One genomic window of Monodelphis domestica isolate mMonDom1 chromosome 1, mMonDom1.pri, whole genome shotgun sequence includes the following:
- the ATP6V1B1 gene encoding V-type proton ATPase subunit B, kidney isoform, translated as MATEVESRSSDILGTFGAAAAAREHVQAVTRNYITHPRITYKTVCSVNGPLVVLDNVKFAQYAEIVNFTLPNGTHRSGQVLEVSGTKAVVQVFEGTSGIDAQKTTCEFTGDILRTPVSEDMLGRVFNGSGKPIDRGPKVMAEDFLDINGQPINPHNRIYPEEMIQTGISPIDVMNSIARGQKIPIFSAAGLPHNEIAAQICRQAGLVKKSKDVVDYHEDNFAIVFAAMGVNMETARFFKSDFEQNGTMENVCLFLNLANDPTIERIITPRLALTTAEFLAYQCEKHVLVILTDMSSYAEALREVSAAREEVPGRRGFPGYMYTDLATIYERAGRVEGRAGSITQIPILTMPNDDITHPIPDLTGFITEGQIYVDRHLHNRQIYPPINVLPSLSRLMKSAIGEGMTRKDHGDVSNQLYACYAIGKDVQAMKAVVGEEALTSEDMLYLEFLQKFEKNFINQGPYENRTVFESLDLGWQLLRIFPREMLKRVPQSIIEEFYPRETLLHARAQAQSPDPDNTSDTSDSIL; from the exons cCTACAAGACTGTGTGCAGTGTTAATGGGCCCTTGGTTGTTCTGGATAATGTAAAG tTTGCCCAATATGCTGAGATTGTCAACTTCACCCTTCCAAATGGAACTCACAGAAGTGGGCAGGTCCTGGAGGTGTCTGGGACCAAAGCCGTTGTTCAG GTATTTGAAGGGACTTCAGGGATTGATGCCCAAAAGACAACCTGTGAGTTTACTGGTGACATCCTCCGGACTCCTGTATCAGAAGACATGCTAG GTAGAGTTTTCAATGGTTCTGGCAAACCCATTGACCGTGGGCCAAAGGTAATGGCAGAAGATTTTCTGGACATCAATG GTCAACCAATCAACCCCCATAACCGAATCTACCCTGAGGAGATGATCCAGACTGGTATCTCCCCCATTGATGTCATGAACAGCATTGCCCGTGGACAGAAGATTCCCATCTTCTCTGCAGCTGGACTCCCTCACAATGAG ATTGCTGCACAGATCTGCCGCCAGGCAGGGCTGGTGAAGAAGTCCAAGGATGTCGTCGATTATCACGAGGATAACTTTGCTATTGTGTTTGCCGCCATGGGG GTAAACATGGAGACAGCTCGATTCTTCAAGTCCGACTTTGAGCAGAATGGCACCATGGAGAATGTCTGCCTCTTCCTGAACCTGGCCAATGACCCAAC GATTGAAAGGATCATCACACCCCGCCTAGCCCTGACTACTGCGGAGTTCCTTGCCTATCAGTGTGAGAAACATGTGCTGGTCATACTAACAGATATGAGCTCCTATGCAGAGGCCCTGAGAGAG GTCTCAGCTGCCAGAGAGGAGGTACCTGGTCGACGAGGTTTCCCGGGGTACATGTACACGGATCTGGCCACCATCTATGAGCGGGCAGGCCGAGTGGAAGGCCGGGCAGGTTCCATCACCCAGATCCCCATCCTCACAATGCCCAATGATG ATATCACCCACCCCATCCCTGACCTGACTGGCTTCATTACAGAAGGACAGATCTATGTGGACAGACATCTGCACAACAGACAG ATCTACCCTCCCATCAATgtgcttccttccctctcccgTCTGATGAAGTCAGCCATTGGGGAGGGCATGACGAGGAAAGACCATGGAGATGTCTCAAACCAGCTG TATGCTTGCTATGCCATTGGGAAAGACGTTCAGGCCATGAAGGCAGTGGTAGGGGAGGAGGCCTTGACCTCAGAAGACATGCTGTACCTTGAGTTTCTGCAGaagtttgagaagaatttcatcAACCAGG gccCCTACGAAAACCGCACCGTGTTCGAGTCCCTGGACCTTGGCTGGCAGCTGTTGCGCATCTTTCCCAGAGAGATGCTCAAACGGGTCCCCCAGAGCATCATAGAAGAGTTCTACCCACGAGAGACCCTGCTCCATGCCCGTGCCCAGGCCCAGAGCCCAGACCCCGACAACACCTCAGACACCTCTGACTCCATACTCTAA